The window AAATTCTAATAAGAGATAAAACGGCTATAGAAACTGATTATATGATAGACAAATTTGACCAGCTCAAAGAAAAGCTTATTCAAATCAATTCCCCACATGTAATagataataacaaaaattatgacattgacaataataataataataatcataataatcattataattatgataatccatataataaaaggaTAATACCAATAAATAACAAATCAACAAATAATGATACCTGCACAAGTGATAATATATCAGATATACAACACACGAAGAATCAAACGAAtgatcaaaataataaaagtaaagatgatgaaataaatgaagaaatatCTAGTaatttaacatataaaaaaaccCTATTTGATGACAAAATTCAATTgttcaaaaataaatatgataaaaatattctgGATGATAAAGATTTTGTTCAACTATGGAAATATAACGAAAAAGGAGAAATAGTAGAAACAATCAATAAAATACCTATACcaaaaatttatttaaatattgaTGATCCCAAATATCTGTCATGGAaaattttacaaaattCTGGAAAAACAGCTTTCAAAGAAATTCCAACACCAAATAGAAAACTAGAAGCATGGAGGCAACAAGtaaatttaaaaacattttataaacaaaattttGATAGCAGTATAAGTTTAAGAAATATTTCTAAAGAAGAATTGGTtgattataaaatgaaaatagtagataatacatttgaaaaaaatgaaaaggtTCAAAATGATATATCTGATCATTTTGATAACATGAAAATGGATAATCaacaaaatgaagaaaatgtGGAACTGGATGAGaatataaatcattataatagtgataatataaatgatgataatataaatgatgataatataaatgatgataataataatcataataatgataatcaTTATTACTATGGAGATACCCACAAAATcaataatcaaaataaaaaaaatgttaacGATACTATTAATATAAGTGAAAACACAAATATggatgataataataatgaaatatattcacaaaattataaggaacaaagaataaaaaatcaagatatatctaataatgcatataattttaataaagaaCAAATTGACAAGTGCAAAagaaaatacaaaaaagCTTTTTATACACTAGTTGTTAGAGATGGGATAGTAGATGAATATTTATCTGATGATattaacattttaaaaaatttagataacaaattaaaaaaaaaatctgAAATAAACCAAAATAAGGAAAAtgtaaatgaaaatgaaaataattcacaaagtgataataatacaacGAAACAACATATTCAAGATGAACAAGTAActgaacaaaaaaaaagtaaaatatttGTTGGTAGCTTTTTTAATGTAAAAGATGTAGAAAttgaatatttaattaataaagaattatattttataccTGAACATTCAAATTGGtataaaacaaatacaCAACCATTTATTAGAGGCCAAATTGGAAAACAGTCAAGAAAATTTGATAATGATTATCCTATTTATGATTATAGAAAAAGTGATTTTGGTATGGCCAAATTCTCATCATTAAATTTAGCATCTATCAAAGATTGTGCTGTAGTATATTTAGATGAAAATATTGATTTAAGTGATAAATTTATTcatgttatatttatagcaacctcaaaaaatgaagatattaataataatattaataataataataatattaatgataataataatattaatgataatgatatatatgaaaaacaatcgaaatataatgtatatcAAAATATTCCATCTAATAACAAACAAAACAATTCAAATGATAATTCTGAATATAATAACGAACAAAATAATTGTTGTAACATACAAAATACAAATgatgaacaaaataataacgaatatgaaaaagaagaaagtGCTCCAAAATGTCATGAACAAAAAGTTATATCGAGTCATGATGATACAATACAAAATTGTgatattgaaaaaaatgaatgtaaagaaaataaaaaaaataaatatacacaaATCAAATTAACAGAATATCATACGCACAATCCAATAACAAATCCTAGATTAGTTGTATATGTAAAAGGTAATAgcaaaataaatatatacgAATCACatatatcattaaataaaagtaatagTGGACTAGTTAATGGATTCACAAGAATTTGTTTAGAAGAAAAATCCAATGTAAAACATACATTATCTCAAGAATTAGGAAATAATGTATGGCATTTTCATAACGTATCAGTAAAAAATGGATTAAATGCAAATTATAAATTCGTTGATATATTACTAGGTAGCTTATCCTCAAGAATTAATTTACAAATAGAAGGAGAAAAAGGATGTAAACAAGAAAGTTATGGTTTGTCATTATTAGAagataaacaaaatattagTCAATATGAAATGTTTCATCACGAACATCCATCTATGGAAACTAATCAATTATTTAAATGCTTAGTATCTGATAAAGCACATGCCGTTTGGAGAAGTAGAGGTAGAATAGAAAGAAATGCAATAAAAGCAAAATTAAATACATTATGTAAATCTATTCTATTGAATTTTGGAGCTAGTGCTGTATGTATACCCACACTAGAAATTATACCAAGTGATATAGAATGTGCAAATCACGGTGCAACCATAAGTGATTTAGAAAAAGAACCCATCTTCTCATTAATGACAAGAGGAATATCTGAACGAAATGCTAgagaaataataatgaattcTTTTGTTAAGGAAATTTTAGACCATATATCTGACGAAAATCTTAAAAATAGGGTATATCAAAAGGTTTTAAAATTTTCTCAAAAGTATAAAAGTTCTACTTATTGATAtgtacacatatatatatatatatatatatatatatatatatatatgaggattcatatttttattactacTCAATTAAATTACaactttattatttaaaatataacacaaaataaaatatttaacatatttataaggcaaatgaaaaatagaaaattatatatgaatatatatgttcCTTTCCTACATTTTAGATTaaggtttttttttttttttttttttttttatgtttcAACTATAATGTATACATAGTACAAAAATGATTcacatattaaatatttcatttatttattattattactgttttttttttttttttttttgtatcatttatatttaatttgcATTAATGTTTGTAATCTTTTCTAACATATTacttatatttaaaaaaaaaattaacataaacatagaaatatatacatatatatatatatatatatatatatatgtatgtatgtatgtatttatgtGAGAACTAATGCTCATATACTTATCATATTACTCTAAAGTAACACTTTTATTAGTTAAATCAGTAccatttaataatttttccaTCGTACTTGGAGAAATAGAATCCTGTTCTGATTGAGGAATATCTTTAATCTGTAAGTTTGGAAATTGTGCTTCACACGTTTCTTCAaagttatatttttgttcaAGGTTTAAAGTTAAAATGTCTTGAGATTCTTTGCAAGGtcctttatatttttcatctGGCTTACACATACCTTTATGATTCCcttctttaatatattcaaaatatattggACATTTGGAATAGTCTCTTTGAGAATTTTCCACACATAACCATTTAACATTACATATTTTACTAAATTTctctttttcatttatatccATATAGTCAAAATGAGTTATACGTGGACAATTATTTGGAGCAATGTAATCATCTGGAGCTTTACAAGCACCTGAATTCATTAAATTCAACCATCCTCGAGGACAAGCATAGATATCATAGCCAAAAgtacatttatttttgcATGGCCAAGGAATTCCGTATTTTGTGGAAAACGCTATTCTTTGctataatataaatatattaaaatattcacgtatacacaaaatatcaaacatatatataaatatatatatatatatatatttatgcttccttatagatataaattatatttcatcttcattaaaatatttctttttattacatGATAAGACATATGACTTATTGCCTCAATTTCTTCCTTTGAAATTAAGCCGCTCAATTCATTACTTCCCATACACATATCATCCTTTACATTATAAGACCAACctataattaaaaattgttatatttgtatatatagaagaaaaatatatgtatttatttaatacgatttaaataatattttaatcattttattctatttattgtccatcatttttttatatcacCTTTAGGACATGTTATGGAATAATCTCGttctataaatataaaaaaaaaaaaaaaaattttaacactttataattatttataattttatatatgtaaaaaacAGACTCTACATAACGTCTGGTCGCTTTCCTAATTAAGcattaaatattatcatacataaaatattcaatatgtctctatatatatatatttttattaattttacCACATGATTCTTCTTTACAAGGCCAAACCTAGAATgataagaaaaagaagagaagaagaaaaaaaaaaaaaattcaacTTTCTATtacttcatttttattacatatattttcttttctgttgttccttttctttttttatttagaACTTTAGATTACCACTTTACAAgcttaataaaaaaaaaaaaaaaaaaaaaaaaaaaaattatacacAAATGTAATAGTAATCGTTCTTATTAAATCTATATTAATTATGTGTCTTGCTAAAAATACTTGAAGAAAATTGCTCCTTATCATTTTGTGTAAAAGTATCGAAATCctgaaaataaaataataacagaaatgtaaataactacatatatatatatatatatatatatattaatgtttgcatatgtatgtatgtattcAATCATATTCTTACCATTGATCTATTACATCCTCCAGAATAATTtcttcaaaaaaaaaaaaatttatatatatatatatatatatatatatatatgtgtgtcATATTATGTTGAACACGTCCCATATTAATAACACATTAGTAAAAACACATTATctcttttataatataattttaaatatatatactcTGGAGCTTCACACGTTCCATTGTAAATCCAATTTTCTGGACATTCCCTTGAGTAATCTCTTTCTCCATTTCCACAGGATTCGTTAATACATAACCAATTGacttaaaaatatatatataaacaaaaattaatttattaaataaaatatctcaagaaaaaatatatgaataatatatctttatattgtatcacaaatattttaataacCTTTGCAATCTCTTGCTATTGagtttttttcttttgcATTCATAGGTTCTAAAATCATGATATGAGCACACGGTCCAGAATAATCCctataataaataaataaataaatatatatatatatatatatatatatatatatatatatatatatttttcaatatcATAGAATTATATCATTTCATTTTACTTTTTCTTACTTTGGAGCTGAACATTGAGTTTCTGTGATTGGTTCCCACATCGAAGGACACTGTTTAGAATAATCTCgcatacatattttatcGTTAACTGGTTTTTTTGATATCCATTTTATTTCATCTATATCATCcattaataatttttctaaaGTAGTTGGTATTTTCATATTCAACAAATCGGTACTTAAAGCAGAAGGTTCTTTAGTTATTTCATAATGGCTATTATGACAGAAACATGTATatggaatatataaatataatttttatatattcaagggtatattttttcttttaatttttttttttttttatataataaaataaccTTTCTAAATTTTCCTTTATGGCAACTATGGGcaaaataaagaaataagtcaacataataaatataacacaacaattattatataaattaaataataataatatatatatatatatatataaacgaattagaatatataaatttacatatatttatttaccTCCTAATTCATTTGCAACATTTATATCACTAAAggagaaaaaataaaatatacatatatttatatatatatatatatatatatatattgtcttctttatattatataaatgttcGATTACTCTTCTTCTTgctttttctttttatcaTCTGGAATATCATCTGCAGCTATATACATAGCAATCGGAGGcttttctttctttttctgtttcaattcttttatattcttttcctttttagACACATCGgaaacatttttaataatatttaattttttatttttcaaaataatgttttttatttcttcttcGCTTTGTTCATCTACTTCTttaatatcatttattaatttcCTTTTTGTTGTACCATATATAAGATTTGTGCCTTCACTGAATTTTTTTACtcttccattttttttaaccacactatatgaatttatattacCATTTTCTGGAATTTCCCATTGATGATTATAATTTACATCAACGATTTTGATGGGTCTCCCTCTATTATCTATTTGATATACACCATTTTCCACATTGGGATATTTTCTATACAAATGTATTTTTACACCCacaattttatttataaataagacaaaaataaaagatatacacttattcatatttttagaaaataaagaaggacaattgaaaatatatatcaatatgatgttatttaaaataataacaaaaaaaaaaaaaaaaaaaaaaaaaaaaaaaaaaaaaaaaNNNNNNNNNNNNNNNNNNNNNNNNNNNNNNNNNNNNNNNNNNNNNNNNNNNNNNNNNNNNNNNNNNNNNNNNNNNNNNNNNNNNNNNNNNNNNNNNNNNNTATTCTGTTCATGTAATAAAGTATTTGCCTCAAATCACATACATATAACATTTCGTTATACTTAGAATATATGTCTATATGATTCTATGtcttataataaaaatgaaattattaaatataaattaatataacatctattttgtgtatatacacattttctttttcatttaaaaaaaaaggaaagaaaaaaaaaagatattgCGCGTGATTGTATTTCACATATtaatcaaataaataaatatatatatatatatattaatatgtttaattatattatcttattatataagaTTATGATAACCCTAATTAATATAACAGAatcaaattttttttactattTTCAATAATTTACCATATATTGTGTATGTAACTCTTTTTTgaaatttaatttttaatatgacacataagaattaaataacagtcacatatatatatatatatatataattacaaaATTTTAATGTCTACgtaataaatgaaaattatattccttttaccctaatatctatatatataatttaagaAACTGTTTTAATGATTGAACTAATAAAATAGGATGATAATCCaaagaattttttataagagaaaaaatgaaataagaaaataaatattatcacatatatatatatatatatatatatatatatatatatatatatatttatttatttatttaaatagtgtaataaaaaagaaataaatgatCTTTTCCCTTCAAATCTCAaacaattaaaaatatatatattaataattatgatattttATCTTATTCATATGTCCTTGTTATAACTCgtataagatatataaaagttCATAATACTTTTTAAGGAATAATTTGGACTATACACCCATTAAATgtattacatttttatttacatcatttaaaacaaaaaaaaaaaaaaaaaaaaaaaaaaatcttatataaataccatattttataacataCCATTATTCCAgtagatatattaattttttaaaactaaaaaaaaatatattttcttcattttcccatcttcaaataaaaaataattttttgtgtataaaatatatattttatttttctttttttcataatttacCGCATActtattatgtatattgatgtataatataacctatgatatatacatatatattatatatatatatacatgtgatgaaattattagtactaaaaaatataatatagtgttgcaaatatttcaaattttatagtttatattccttatatattatagtatagtataatatataacaaaaggaaataaatataaaatatttattattattatttattactCTTTGTATAGtttcatcattatcttttcataaataaattattttattttttttttttttattttattttatttttttattaaaatgaaaacatagaaaaataaaataaataaaaaagaaaactATGTTAGTGAGAAGTAACGACAAATTGGTATAGTCAATTTTCGTATAAAGTTTGAtttgatattataaaaaaattgaatatatgatataaagatttctttctttttttattattttattaatttataaatatcaccatattctaataatattattaatcaATTGAAACAAATACTAAAacttataatatatatatatatatatatatatatatatatatatttatttattatatataatatatataaatatattgcatatgtaaatatttttacatatagACTAATTATTAATGGgataacataaaaaagtcaaaaaaataacctctcgaaaaaaaaaaaaaaaaaaaatgtttcaAAACATACAAACTATAATATTAGATATAAACGATGGTGAAATGAAAACAGGTTATTCAGGCGAATGTACGCCAAGATATAATTCTAATTTAATTTTAGGATTACCATTAGGCCATAATGCTACATTGAAACATACTATATTTCCATTATTACCAGATGTTAAAAGAGATAATGtagaattattatatggaataaaatatatatatgacgaaaataataatagtagatatgatataaattttgATGTAATGGAAAAATTGTTTGAAGATATTTCAGGTAGTAAAGCATTAGACGATAATTTCCAAGATCATCCTATTTTATTAACAGAACCTAATAAAACAGATAGAAAATATCGAGAGAAATTTACAGAACTTATGTTCGAATCATATAATGTGTAtcaattatttttatctagAAGAAGTGTTTTGTCTTGTTATGGATGTGCTAGAACATCAGGATTAGTATTACACgtagaaaaaaattgtaCGAATTTATGTGGTATTCAAGAAGGTTATGTCTTTCAAAAACATATAGAAGAAGCACCTATTGGTGGAGATTTAATAGatagaatatatttatcatacttagaaaatattaaaaattttaaaatatatccatatttctctattgaaaaaaatacaaataatttagataataaaaattatgatataaaaatattaaaatgtcCTCTAGTTACAAAatcttattatttatggGGATCACTCTATGTTGTTAATCaaatgaaagaaaaaataataaatgattCTCAAAATATAactgaaaaaaataaaaataataataataataatgctGATCTATACgaaaacaaaaatgtatataagTTACCAGATGGTCAAATAATTGATCATAATACAACAGAATCATTAAAACTTATTTTCCcttatatattctttagaaaaaaatataatcaaaacaatataaataaattatgtaCAAATACAgaaatatttcaaaattttgattttaatgaattttataattccttaaaaaatttaaaattaccaatattacataaatataattataaaatcaATACAACTAATTCtattatagaaaaaatacCAGATAATTCATTAGACAAAACAACCAATATATGTTATTCTGATCAAATAGATAGcttttttgaaatatttgACGG of the Plasmodium reichenowi strain SY57 chromosome 11, whole genome shotgun sequence genome contains:
- a CDS encoding FeS cluster assembly protein SufD, putative; protein product: MPNVFLCNYIFIFLLLTNKNLKTFNYVESKHWNNICLKDLYDKNDIKLNKTNKLKLKFKNFMFSDLKKQNKRKETGTATKTGTITQKQKHKKKKKLHGQTNGYFIKRNKIQQIFAHIPYNNNFKKINQDIYTFKNINYHPKNANKKVYLKINNATHLETIKTYITKCIKKHRHQNEEETQKKIRNYNNIIQYYVSRKNNNNNNNKNNRFIHTYNMLFINLFYNIISKNRNGKKKKNRKTDFQKYLRKYEELYQKFTPENDAENNDKNNSDLISQINKKNISNIIINEWCLRNNNEKYNSTLMYDYISNMHNTEYQDITCVNNFIKNNEMIEKETWEHKQKPYLTYKYEFKYRDPINRKNKLYQYEYYIPKLITYEEDISTEPKFVPSNFKSPKCYNNSPVNALTTSGFSSRNIDTFGKERNKIYSFNTPTDVKRNIFFDDLILISSSYNQHFFPNLNFLLNLHTLQILIRDKTAIETDYMIDKFDQLKEKLIQINSPHVIDNNKNYDIDNNNNNNHNNHYNYDNPYNKRIIPINNKSTNNDTCTSDNISDIQHTKNQTNDQNNKSKDDEINEEISSNLTYKKTLFDDKIQLFKNKYDKNILDDKDFVQLWKYNEKGEIVETINKIPIPKIYLNIDDPKYLSWKILQNSGKTAFKEIPTPNRKLEAWRQQVNLKTFYKQNFDSSISLRNISKEELVDYKMKIVDNTFEKNEKVQNDISDHFDNMKMDNQQNEENVELDENINHYNSDNINDDNINDDNINDDNNNHNNDNHYYYGDTHKINNQNKKNVNDTINISENTNMDDNNNEIYSQNYKEQRIKNQDISNNAYNFNKEQIDKCKRKYKKAFYTLVVRDGIVDEYLSDDINILKNLDNKLKKKSEINQNKENVNENENNSQSDNNTTKQHIQDEQVTEQKKSKIFVGSFFNVKDVEIEYLINKELYFIPEHSNWYKTNTQPFIRGQIGKQSRKFDNDYPIYDYRKSDFGMAKFSSLNLASIKDCAVVYLDENIDLSDKFIHVIFIATSKNEDINNNINNNNNINDNNNINDNDIYEKQSKYNVYQNIPSNNKQNNSNDNSEYNNEQNNCCNIQNTNDEQNNNEYEKEESAPKCHEQKVISSHDDTIQNCDIEKNECKENKKNKYTQIKLTEYHTHNPITNPRLVVYVKGNSKINIYESHISLNKSNSGLVNGFTRICLEEKSNVKHTLSQELGNNVWHFHNVSVKNGLNANYKFVDILLGSLSSRINLQIEGEKGCKQESYGLSLLEDKQNISQYEMFHHEHPSMETNQLFKCLVSDKAHAVWRSRGRIERNAIKAKLNTLCKSILLNFGASAVCIPTLEIIPSDIECANHGATISDLEKEPIFSLMTRGISERNAREIIMNSFVKEILDHISDENLKNRVYQKVLKFSQKYKSSTY
- a CDS encoding CPW-WPC family protein, encoding MNKCISFIFVLFINKIVGVKIHLYRKYPNVENGVYQIDNRGRPIKIVDVNYNHQWEIPENGNINSYSVVKKNGRVKKFSEGTNLIYGTTKRKLINDIKEVDEQSEEEIKNIILKNKKLNIIKNVSDVSKKEKNIKELKQKKKEKPPIAMYIAADDIPDDKKKKQEEDDINVANELGVAIKENLESHYEITKEPSALSTDLLNMKIPTTLEKLLMDDIDEIKWISKKPVNDKICMRDYSKQCPSMWEPITETQCSAPKDYSGPCAHIMILEPMNAKEKNSIARDCKVNWLCINESCGNGERDYSRECPENWIYNGTCEAPENYSGGCNRSMDFDTFTQNDKEQFSSTCKVVWPCKEESCERDYSITCPKGWSYNVKDDMCMGSNELSGLISKEEIEAISHMSYHQRIAFSTKYGIPWPCKNKCTFGYDIYACPRGWLNLMNSGACKAPDDYIAPNNCPRITHFDYMDINEKEKFSKICNVKWLCVENSQRDYSKCPIYFEYIKEGNHKGMCKPDEKYKGPCKESQDILTLNLEQKYNFEETCEAQFPNLQIKDIPQSEQDSISPSTMEKLLNGTDLTNKSVTLE
- a CDS encoding actin-like protein, putative, which encodes MFQNIQTIILDINDGEMKTGYSGECTPRYNSNLILGLPLGHNATLKHTIFPLLPDVKRDNVELLYGIKYIYDENNNSRYDINFDVMEKLFEDISGSKALDDNFQDHPILLTEPNKTDRKYREKFTELMFESYNVYQLFLSRRSVLSCYGCARTSGLVLHVEKNCTNLCGIQEGYVFQKHIEEAPIGGDLIDRIYLSYLENIKNFKIYPYFSIEKNTNNLDNKNYDIKILKCPLVTKSYYLWGSLYVVNQMKEKIINDSQNITEKNKNNNNNNADLYENKNVYKLPDGQIIDHNTTESLKLIFPYIFFRKKYNQNNINKLCTNTEIFQNFDFNEFYNSLKNLKLPILHKYNYKINTTNSIIEKIPDNSLDKTTNICYSDQIDSFFEIFDGLQDFIKKGILSFISSNINIDDVLNFLIITGESTMLHNFVGLLKSYLPFIDTIKEKSTKLIYSKGPDRKCNCFIGASILSSLGTFPQFCMTKSEYEEYGVRNIVDKKCA